The proteins below come from a single Saccharophagus degradans 2-40 genomic window:
- a CDS encoding response regulator transcription factor: protein MSGSKIILFAEHLSTLGEALAQAFDSTPISTANALQLAVSQGDYSLIVVDMLGGGDVSIQRIRDVLPSPDELSVPAIILANPASMADKLAMYDMGYDDLIESDVELDEAVARCRKATFHQIAMRQLSSRLDAATATARTALVDNSDLGANVQFLLALHSCDNLDELGQQFFNSLERYGLKCSVQMRSLMGIKNMEPTGMAKDLESQLLTELKDKGRYIDFGRRTIINFDRVSMLIKNMPVDDAEKYGTIKDNTFALIQGLNARVIAIEDRYELEKEKETLRKLSSDVQNVMHVIKSSYQNVMKNIATTVEHTAEKIQYRIPALALTEEDEVFLEEVTNNSVYETNRIFNEGLKVDEYVNKLELSLGAALAAVETDATSLSSEGDSGAKVDNNLVELF, encoded by the coding sequence TTGTCTGGTAGCAAAATAATACTGTTTGCAGAGCATCTTTCTACTTTGGGGGAGGCTCTTGCGCAAGCCTTTGATTCTACGCCAATTTCTACTGCCAATGCGTTGCAGCTCGCTGTCTCTCAGGGCGATTACAGCTTGATAGTGGTTGATATGCTCGGCGGCGGGGATGTGTCTATTCAGAGAATACGCGACGTACTTCCCTCGCCAGACGAATTAAGTGTGCCTGCAATTATTTTGGCTAACCCTGCGAGTATGGCCGACAAGCTAGCTATGTACGATATGGGCTACGACGACCTAATAGAAAGCGATGTAGAGCTTGATGAAGCAGTAGCGCGGTGTCGAAAAGCAACATTTCACCAAATTGCTATGCGTCAGCTAAGTAGCCGTTTAGATGCAGCAACGGCTACGGCCCGCACCGCATTAGTAGATAACAGTGACCTAGGTGCAAATGTGCAGTTTCTATTGGCTTTGCACAGCTGCGATAACCTAGATGAATTGGGGCAACAGTTTTTTAACAGCTTAGAGCGGTATGGGCTTAAATGTAGTGTGCAAATGCGAAGCCTTATGGGCATAAAAAATATGGAACCAACCGGTATGGCGAAAGATTTGGAATCTCAGCTTCTTACCGAACTTAAAGATAAAGGCAGGTATATAGATTTTGGCCGCCGTACCATTATCAATTTTGATCGTGTTTCCATGCTTATCAAAAACATGCCAGTCGACGATGCAGAGAAATACGGAACCATAAAAGACAATACCTTTGCGCTTATACAAGGGTTAAATGCCAGAGTGATAGCGATAGAAGACCGCTACGAGCTTGAAAAAGAAAAGGAAACTTTAAGAAAGTTATCGAGCGATGTGCAAAATGTTATGCATGTTATCAAGTCGTCTTATCAGAACGTAATGAAAAATATTGCAACCACGGTTGAGCATACCGCAGAGAAAATTCAATATCGTATTCCTGCATTGGCTCTTACAGAAGAAGATGAAGTTTTCTTAGAGGAGGTAACTAACAACAGTGTTTACGAAACGAATCGCATTTTTAACGAAGGTTTAAAGGTGGATGAGTATGTAAATAAGTTGGAATTATCTTTGGGGGCTGCTTTGGCTGCGGTAGAAACCGATGCCACATCGCTGAGTTCAGAAGGCGATTCTGGCGCAAAAGTCGACAACAACCTAGTGGAGCTCTTTTAA
- a CDS encoding methyl-accepting chemotaxis protein codes for MENTQREQELLESITKDLTRREHQEKADGTQDVSLHQFAKEVGDILDVYVGLFVNVSDKSIQAVHKIQDMLKELDDMFKLISEIRGLAEQTNLLALNAAIEAARAGEAGRGFAVVADEVRKLSQSSGALNDEIRVKAEATKSTVADVEKVVGEIASLDMNIAINAKGHLEGMLAELERVNDRVTHTARQGSEISALINKEVMRSMTALQGADRISQYSDNLSNNVLSLRNHLHNAFTLNQAVTSVEQGLAEIINNIEKTSLQTSIVISDEDDQAGGEIVLY; via the coding sequence ATGGAAAATACACAGCGCGAACAAGAACTACTGGAATCGATTACCAAAGACTTAACCCGCAGAGAACACCAAGAAAAAGCGGATGGCACGCAAGACGTATCCCTCCACCAATTTGCAAAAGAAGTGGGCGATATACTTGACGTTTATGTCGGGCTGTTTGTTAACGTGAGTGACAAAAGCATACAAGCAGTGCACAAAATTCAAGACATGCTTAAAGAACTCGACGATATGTTCAAGCTAATTAGCGAAATTCGAGGCCTGGCAGAGCAAACCAATTTACTCGCTTTGAATGCTGCCATTGAAGCAGCGCGTGCTGGCGAGGCAGGCAGAGGCTTTGCAGTGGTAGCAGACGAAGTTCGCAAACTATCGCAAAGCTCTGGTGCGCTTAACGATGAGATACGGGTTAAAGCAGAGGCAACTAAATCTACCGTTGCCGATGTAGAAAAGGTGGTAGGCGAAATAGCAAGCTTGGATATGAATATCGCAATCAACGCCAAAGGCCACCTTGAAGGTATGCTTGCAGAGCTTGAAAGAGTTAACGATCGGGTTACCCACACCGCCCGCCAAGGCAGCGAAATAAGCGCGCTTATAAACAAAGAGGTGATGCGATCTATGACGGCATTGCAGGGCGCCGATAGAATTTCACAGTATTCGGATAACCTTTCAAACAACGTATTATCTTTGCGCAATCATCTACACAACGCATTCACACTTAATCAAGCTGTCACCAGTGTAGAGCAAGGCCTTGCAGAAATAATAAATAATATAGAAAAAACTTCGCTGCAAACCTCTATTGTAATCAGCGATGAAGATGACCAAGCAGGAGGAGAAATAGTGCTTTACTAG
- a CDS encoding methyl-accepting chemotaxis protein, with amino-acid sequence MLFLKNLPLVKKLVLVFLLVGLIPMALTVLLAINSSKQTITDLVSNQLSAVRQNKEESIQRYFQRVRKQASTLAADPIVVDVATKLPMAFKSFRADASINEALLTQQKAAVVDYYNSQFAKQYQKVNNSQVNLAAMYNSLDDDSWALQYAYIASNPNPLGSKHLLINRNDGTRYSALHHQVHPLLKHYLETFGYYDIFIADPVSGDIIYSVFKELDFTTSMLDGPYRETSIGEAFNNSLNKQPETTYLADFKTYLPSYDSPASFISTPIYSDGQLVGILIFQMPIEDINDIMSSRTGMGQTGETYLVGSDKLMRSDSFLDPVHHTVVNSFKHPQQGSVNTRSVTQALQGKSKTDFIVDYNGNPVISSYNAIDLSEFKWIAIAEQDVAEAMAPLNRLQRNILLVGLFITCVVVFAGFAISKGIARPINDMAAVIKRVQQSGDFSLRSNYRSKDETGQMAIAFDGLLNTLSTMFSDTNQILKNVANGNFDEAIKQRYNGDMGILSLRVNNTIQQIKQANLEQKKQQARAEQASKNAEQAAHDAQAAADRANNIKQALDVTSTSVMMADKSNTIVYTNTALDQMMLASEADIRAVLPNFNADTLVGKNMDTFHRNPAHQQSVISQLKSTYSTQIKVGTRTFSLIANPITKDGERVGTVVEWKDRTEEVTVENEIAHLVNAASNGDFSTKIALDGKQGFFLVLAQNLNEMVTTTHSALRDISDAVENLAHGDLTRRLESDHKGMFAQLQNNLNSSMDKLVTIIGEITEGAVSIRNGSSEIEAGIIDLSSRTEEQAASLEETASSMNQMTSTIKHSEQNAALANNLSAEAQAKASEGGLVVKKAVEAMESISSASSRISDIIGVIDEIAFQTNLLAINAAVEAARAGEQGRGFAVVATEVRQLAQRSSNAAKEIKTLINDSAARVEQGSALVNQSGATLRDIVESVNKVNETIMGIASAAREQSEGINQVNIAINQMDEMTQQNSALVEQANAASQNMAAQSRTMAEAVTFFKL; translated from the coding sequence ATGCTTTTTCTGAAAAACCTCCCCCTTGTTAAAAAATTGGTTTTAGTCTTTTTATTGGTTGGCTTAATACCCATGGCGCTCACTGTTCTTCTGGCGATTAACTCATCCAAGCAAACAATAACCGATCTCGTATCAAATCAGCTAAGCGCGGTAAGGCAAAATAAAGAGGAGAGCATCCAACGCTACTTTCAACGCGTTAGAAAGCAAGCCAGCACATTGGCCGCCGACCCCATTGTGGTGGATGTTGCAACCAAACTGCCAATGGCCTTTAAAAGCTTTCGAGCAGATGCCAGCATAAATGAAGCGCTGCTCACTCAACAAAAAGCCGCTGTGGTGGACTATTACAACTCGCAGTTTGCTAAGCAATACCAGAAAGTTAACAATAGCCAAGTTAATTTAGCTGCCATGTACAACAGCCTTGACGACGATTCTTGGGCGCTACAATATGCTTACATAGCCAGCAACCCCAACCCACTAGGTAGCAAACATTTACTCATCAACCGCAATGACGGCACCCGCTACTCAGCGTTACACCATCAAGTGCACCCTCTGCTTAAGCATTACTTAGAAACATTCGGTTATTACGATATTTTTATCGCCGACCCCGTAAGTGGCGACATAATATATTCCGTTTTCAAGGAGCTAGACTTCACCACCTCAATGCTCGACGGCCCCTATCGAGAAACTAGCATAGGGGAAGCATTTAATAATTCACTGAATAAACAACCAGAAACAACTTACCTAGCAGATTTTAAAACCTACTTACCATCCTACGATTCGCCAGCCAGTTTTATCTCTACACCAATCTATAGTGATGGCCAATTAGTGGGCATACTCATTTTTCAAATGCCCATTGAAGATATTAATGACATTATGAGCTCGCGTACTGGAATGGGCCAAACAGGGGAAACCTATCTCGTTGGCTCAGACAAACTTATGCGCTCCGACTCTTTCTTAGACCCCGTTCACCACACAGTAGTTAACTCTTTTAAACACCCTCAACAAGGCAGTGTAAATACACGTTCGGTAACGCAAGCTTTGCAGGGAAAAAGCAAAACAGATTTTATTGTTGATTACAATGGCAACCCCGTAATCTCATCCTACAATGCTATCGATTTAAGTGAATTTAAATGGATAGCAATTGCCGAGCAAGATGTCGCAGAAGCGATGGCACCTCTAAATCGGCTCCAACGCAATATATTACTCGTGGGTTTATTTATAACGTGCGTTGTAGTTTTTGCGGGTTTTGCCATTAGCAAAGGTATTGCTCGCCCCATTAACGACATGGCTGCAGTTATTAAACGCGTGCAGCAAAGCGGCGATTTTAGCCTGCGCAGTAACTACCGCAGCAAAGATGAAACTGGCCAAATGGCGATAGCGTTCGACGGGTTGCTAAATACCTTGTCTACTATGTTTTCCGATACTAACCAAATACTTAAAAACGTTGCCAACGGAAACTTCGACGAAGCGATTAAGCAACGCTATAACGGCGACATGGGTATATTAAGCCTGCGCGTTAACAATACCATTCAGCAAATTAAGCAAGCCAACTTAGAGCAAAAAAAGCAACAAGCCCGCGCCGAACAAGCGTCCAAAAACGCAGAGCAAGCTGCGCACGATGCTCAAGCGGCAGCAGATCGAGCAAACAATATAAAACAAGCTTTGGATGTAACAAGCACATCGGTAATGATGGCTGATAAATCCAACACCATTGTGTACACCAATACAGCATTAGATCAAATGATGCTTGCTAGTGAGGCAGATATTCGTGCAGTGCTACCTAACTTTAATGCCGATACCTTAGTTGGCAAAAATATGGATACATTTCACCGCAACCCAGCCCATCAACAAAGTGTTATTAGCCAGTTAAAAAGTACTTACTCCACTCAAATTAAAGTGGGTACCCGCACTTTTAGCCTTATAGCCAACCCCATAACTAAAGATGGCGAGCGTGTAGGTACAGTGGTGGAATGGAAAGATAGAACAGAAGAGGTGACCGTAGAAAACGAGATTGCCCACTTAGTTAACGCGGCGTCGAACGGTGACTTTAGCACGAAGATAGCTTTGGATGGCAAACAGGGCTTTTTCTTGGTGCTGGCGCAAAACCTAAATGAAATGGTCACCACCACCCACAGTGCTTTACGCGATATAAGCGATGCAGTAGAAAACTTGGCTCACGGCGACTTAACTCGTCGCTTAGAAAGCGATCACAAAGGCATGTTTGCCCAGCTTCAAAATAATTTAAACAGTTCTATGGATAAATTGGTAACCATTATTGGCGAGATAACTGAGGGAGCAGTGTCTATTCGCAACGGGTCTAGCGAAATAGAGGCAGGTATTATTGATTTAAGCTCTCGCACCGAAGAGCAAGCCGCGTCGCTTGAAGAAACTGCAAGCAGCATGAATCAAATGACCTCGACTATTAAACACAGCGAACAAAATGCAGCCCTCGCAAATAACCTTTCTGCTGAAGCGCAGGCAAAAGCCAGCGAGGGCGGGCTAGTAGTGAAGAAAGCCGTGGAGGCAATGGAGTCGATTAGCAGTGCCAGTAGCCGCATATCCGATATTATTGGCGTTATCGATGAGATTGCTTTTCAAACAAACCTACTAGCTATTAACGCCGCCGTAGAAGCAGCACGTGCTGGTGAGCAGGGCCGTGGCTTTGCCGTAGTGGCAACCGAAGTTCGCCAGCTTGCGCAACGATCTTCTAATGCGGCCAAAGAAATAAAAACGCTTATTAACGATAGCGCCGCACGTGTGGAGCAAGGCTCTGCCCTAGTTAACCAATCTGGTGCGACCCTGCGAGATATTGTTGAGTCGGTAAATAAAGTAAATGAAACCATAATGGGTATTGCAAGCGCCGCGCGCGAGCAAAGTGAAGGTATTAATCAAGTTAATATTGCCATCAACCAAATGGATGAAATGACCCAACAAAATTCTGCACTCGTAGAACAAGCAAACGCTGCCAGCCAAAATATGGCCGCGCAATCGCGCACAATGGCAGAGGCTGTAACTTTCTTTAAACTATGA
- a CDS encoding ParA family protein — translation MGQIFIANPKGGCGKTTVAVQLAGFYANMARSVQLVDHDAQRSSLDWASGRPATCAPIKVLVSANEPVLADATYSVTIHDMPAAWTLDNVDTLIHPQDIVIIPLLASPTDIKACLRFVMGIYRSGLLERGVNIGIVANRVRKNTRYFKVLEAFLAKLDIPLITVLRDSQNYVRAMDRGLTLFDLPAARCSTDRAQWQPLLDWSPIANC, via the coding sequence ATGGGGCAAATATTTATTGCTAACCCCAAAGGGGGGTGCGGGAAAACCACTGTTGCAGTGCAGTTGGCGGGCTTCTATGCAAATATGGCTAGGTCGGTTCAACTTGTTGATCACGATGCGCAACGCTCGTCGTTAGACTGGGCCTCGGGTCGCCCGGCAACATGTGCCCCTATTAAGGTTTTAGTGTCGGCAAATGAACCCGTGTTAGCTGACGCGACTTATTCGGTGACGATTCATGATATGCCTGCAGCTTGGACGCTAGACAATGTGGATACACTTATCCACCCGCAAGATATAGTAATTATTCCGTTACTGGCCTCGCCAACAGATATAAAAGCGTGTTTGCGTTTTGTGATGGGTATATACCGCTCGGGCTTATTGGAGCGAGGTGTTAACATTGGTATTGTTGCCAATAGAGTAAGAAAAAACACCCGGTACTTTAAAGTGCTCGAAGCGTTTTTAGCTAAGCTAGATATTCCCCTAATTACCGTGCTGCGCGACTCGCAAAATTATGTGCGCGCGATGGATCGAGGGCTAACCCTATTCGACTTGCCAGCGGCACGCTGTAGTACAGACAGAGCGCAATGGCAACCCCTGTTAGATTGGTCACCAATAGCAAATTGCTGA
- a CDS encoding HD-GYP domain-containing protein: MAQTNTLLSIPISQLRAGMFVVKLDIPWIDSPFLRHSRLIKGEEDIDKLKGANVKTLVIDLSKGCGPQEQPTDKKNLQAKQPIETESPSSRPIQAEQAQPPSLKEELSEAKLLRNRIREVMSNIMDCLERELPIKTVELTPIIDDTLASLERNNQALMNLAHLSRKTQKLADHAFSTFCLCLNLATYLKLGKDEQHTLGLAALMHEAGWVQLPQQLLGKRTAYSATELKLIHTHIANGRKVLKNADLPELVLRLIDEHHELTDGSGYPNGLNTQQLHTLSLLLSAVDHYDEMVHQLTDKPGMLPTNALRKLYVEADAGKYDKQTVTALIASLGIYPVTSAVLLNTGEKAIVLEVFSDAHLQPVLEIHYDSNGKPLPNAIKINLRDQRSDAPNRAIVNVLDPSSAIDDPARRLQPEDI, from the coding sequence ATGGCTCAAACGAACACATTACTATCGATTCCAATATCACAGCTTCGCGCGGGGATGTTCGTTGTAAAACTTGATATCCCATGGATAGACAGCCCGTTTTTGCGCCACAGTCGCCTTATTAAAGGTGAGGAAGACATAGATAAGCTAAAAGGCGCCAACGTAAAAACACTGGTTATAGATCTAAGCAAAGGCTGCGGCCCACAAGAACAGCCAACAGATAAAAAAAATCTGCAAGCAAAGCAACCAATAGAAACAGAAAGCCCTAGCTCACGACCAATCCAAGCAGAACAAGCACAACCGCCTAGCCTAAAAGAGGAACTTTCGGAAGCAAAACTATTGCGCAATCGAATTCGTGAAGTAATGAGTAATATTATGGATTGCCTTGAGCGAGAACTGCCTATTAAAACCGTTGAACTTACCCCAATAATTGACGACACACTGGCAAGCCTTGAGCGCAATAATCAAGCGCTTATGAACCTTGCTCATCTTAGCCGCAAAACACAAAAACTTGCCGATCACGCGTTTAGCACCTTTTGCCTCTGCTTAAACTTGGCGACTTATTTAAAGCTTGGTAAAGACGAGCAACATACATTAGGGTTAGCAGCACTAATGCACGAAGCAGGCTGGGTACAGCTCCCACAGCAGTTATTAGGCAAACGCACTGCCTACAGCGCTACAGAGCTAAAATTAATACATACCCATATTGCCAACGGTCGCAAGGTGTTAAAAAACGCAGATCTTCCTGAGCTAGTATTACGTTTAATAGACGAACATCACGAGCTTACCGATGGCAGCGGCTACCCCAACGGCCTTAACACACAGCAATTACACACCCTTTCGCTTTTACTCAGTGCGGTAGATCATTACGATGAGATGGTGCATCAACTTACCGATAAACCTGGCATGTTGCCCACCAACGCCCTGCGCAAACTTTACGTAGAAGCCGACGCGGGTAAATACGACAAACAAACCGTTACGGCTTTAATTGCGAGCCTAGGTATTTACCCCGTAACCAGTGCAGTACTATTAAATACGGGCGAGAAAGCGATTGTGCTAGAGGTATTTTCGGACGCGCACTTACAACCAGTACTGGAAATACACTACGATAGCAACGGTAAACCCTTGCCTAATGCAATAAAGATAAACCTGCGCGACCAGCGCTCCGATGCGCCAAATCGTGCAATTGTGAATGTTTTAGACCCTTCCAGCGCTATCGATGACCCCGCTCGACGTCTCCAGCCCGAGGACATATAA
- a CDS encoding PAS domain-containing sensor histidine kinase: protein MGTYNIDNDIPYWLASWPDGIIALDADRCILFASELAQSILGWQKTELEGKHIHDILCIPNIATTHNIQACPLCQTDNIDSETQSSNWLTGTGEYISVDYRVIPIESPHQTTRLISFSANHHRIHNQAEMKKLADYVDNNPAPLVEFDRDGQMLFGNPALQEALLDWGFDAEGQAKIFPNNLFSLCEQCLDSGASITGEEVTLDNTYLSWHFHPIFSEGVTTVLGYAFDISKQKNAELEAKEARAQARRDFYAKMMHELRTPLNAIIGFSDVLLWRSAAKLDERDNTALRNIKVAGIQLNEMITDTLDISKIEAGKMVVEPETFVASLLLQEMQEQMRYLAEAKGLTYHSVSNADIPFHSDKKKIRQVLANLISNAIKYTKSGDVRVSVIQTTNSIQTTESELVITVTDTGIGIPEDQINSLFEAYQRVKESKNKDIQGTGIGLALVWELIHLLNGEIKVESIYGQGSTFTAKFPYLPKTN from the coding sequence ATGGGCACCTACAATATCGATAACGACATTCCCTATTGGTTAGCCAGCTGGCCCGACGGCATTATCGCCTTAGATGCCGACCGTTGCATTTTGTTTGCCTCCGAGTTGGCACAATCAATTTTAGGCTGGCAGAAAACTGAACTAGAAGGCAAACACATTCACGATATTTTATGCATTCCCAATATTGCTACTACACACAACATACAAGCCTGCCCGCTCTGTCAAACCGACAATATAGACAGCGAAACACAATCTTCAAATTGGCTAACAGGTACCGGGGAGTATATTAGCGTCGACTACCGCGTTATACCTATAGAGAGCCCGCATCAAACCACAAGGCTAATTAGCTTTTCTGCCAATCATCATCGCATTCACAATCAGGCAGAAATGAAAAAACTAGCAGACTATGTAGATAACAACCCCGCCCCGCTGGTGGAGTTTGATCGAGACGGGCAGATGCTTTTTGGCAACCCTGCACTGCAAGAAGCACTGTTAGACTGGGGCTTTGATGCCGAGGGGCAAGCAAAAATATTCCCCAATAATTTATTTAGCCTATGCGAACAATGTTTAGATAGCGGCGCTTCGATAACCGGCGAAGAAGTTACCTTAGATAACACCTATCTTAGTTGGCATTTTCACCCTATTTTCTCTGAGGGGGTGACAACTGTTTTGGGCTATGCATTCGATATATCCAAACAAAAGAATGCCGAGCTAGAAGCGAAAGAAGCACGCGCGCAAGCACGGCGAGATTTTTACGCAAAAATGATGCACGAGCTGCGCACACCACTTAACGCCATTATTGGCTTTTCTGATGTGTTACTCTGGCGTTCAGCAGCAAAGCTAGACGAACGCGATAACACTGCCCTACGCAATATAAAAGTGGCAGGTATTCAATTAAATGAGATGATCACCGACACCTTAGATATTTCTAAAATTGAAGCAGGTAAGATGGTGGTTGAACCAGAAACGTTTGTGGCTAGCTTGTTACTTCAAGAAATGCAGGAGCAAATGCGCTATTTAGCAGAAGCAAAAGGTTTAACGTACCATTCGGTGTCAAATGCCGATATACCATTCCATTCAGACAAGAAAAAGATTCGACAAGTTTTGGCTAACCTAATTAGCAACGCAATCAAATACACCAAAAGTGGCGATGTACGGGTAAGCGTTATACAAACCACCAACAGCATTCAGACAACAGAGTCAGAATTAGTTATAACAGTTACAGATACAGGTATAGGCATACCAGAGGATCAAATTAACTCACTTTTTGAAGCCTACCAGCGCGTAAAAGAAAGCAAAAACAAGGATATTCAAGGCACAGGTATCGGCTTAGCATTAGTGTGGGAACTCATCCACCTACTAAACGGAGAAATTAAAGTAGAAAGTATTTACGGCCAAGGTAGCACCTTCACCGCCAAATTCCCCTACCTCCCCAAAACCAACTAA
- a CDS encoding DUF6316 family protein, whose protein sequence is MCVRTGEENKTWYRSDRFFTVGGEWYFTTREGQDVGPFLTRGAAVNGLGVYIRLMQDPKNGGVYAQKIVTQGLWQRTLFH, encoded by the coding sequence ATGTGTGTAAGAACGGGTGAAGAAAATAAAACGTGGTATCGCTCAGATCGTTTTTTTACGGTCGGTGGCGAGTGGTATTTCACCACGCGAGAAGGGCAAGATGTAGGGCCATTTTTGACGCGAGGCGCGGCAGTAAATGGGTTGGGTGTGTACATACGACTTATGCAAGACCCCAAAAATGGTGGAGTGTACGCCCAAAAAATTGTTACTCAGGGTTTGTGGCAGCGGACTTTGTTTCATTGA
- a CDS encoding STAS domain-containing protein, with amino-acid sequence MELSTAQSGVYTLTLDEKFDFNHVGTFRTTYEKIDPKGLSKIIINFRNTRYMDSSALGMLLNLHNTLGGGSVRIELSGANEKISKILKISRFDTKFTIN; translated from the coding sequence ATGGAGCTAAGCACTGCACAAAGCGGGGTATATACGCTTACCCTTGATGAGAAATTCGACTTCAACCATGTTGGAACATTTCGCACAACCTATGAAAAAATAGACCCGAAAGGCTTATCTAAAATAATCATCAACTTTCGAAACACACGCTACATGGACAGTTCAGCACTGGGTATGCTTTTAAATCTACACAACACATTAGGCGGCGGTAGCGTACGTATTGAGCTAAGTGGCGCCAACGAGAAAATAAGTAAGATATTAAAAATATCGCGCTTCGATACTAAATTCACCATCAACTAA
- a CDS encoding fused response regulator/phosphatase → MKILVVDDHAYNRDLLQFILEDEGHSCCEADSGEAAVKMFLENEDIDLILMDVNMPLMNGIEATEKISEIKGPRAVTIIFVTALDDSDILIQCLNAGGDDFVPKPVNESILISKINAHARNIENYKQLLDAHNTLDMHNKNIRREHEIVENVFRNSLTRSNIECDNVVSYSSPMSMFNGDLTLTAPSPSGGQYFLLGDFTGHGLSAAIGSLPVMNVFFDNAAKQVSVSALAVEINNQLYRILPMGMFFCAAIGHLDKTGTQLTVWSGGMNDALLLSSDNKSITAIPGAHMPLGILRPEEFDDRAQLHELEKNAKIFFYTDGVDEAQNKDGELFGDDRVRETILASNDNYITNIISAVKEFTGDEHQDDDISIIKIVCAPCVHRSKNTGNIVDVAADFHSIDSFPWQLLISLESIDLQRSDIVNQVVSFLGTIQGVELHQDKLFTIVSELFNNSLEHGVLNLDSSIKNTAEGFEEYYRMREERLREISDKQIHIALRYVLGTPNRVEFEITDSGEGFDYETVLMRGEDTNALHGRGIGLLQTLCSKLEYSEGGRKVTAHYDFIE, encoded by the coding sequence ATGAAGATACTAGTAGTTGATGACCACGCCTATAACCGTGACCTACTCCAATTTATTTTAGAGGACGAAGGGCATAGTTGCTGCGAAGCAGATTCTGGTGAAGCCGCCGTCAAAATGTTTTTAGAAAACGAAGACATTGATCTAATTTTAATGGATGTAAATATGCCACTTATGAACGGCATAGAAGCTACCGAAAAAATATCTGAGATTAAAGGCCCACGCGCTGTCACCATTATTTTTGTAACCGCTCTAGACGACAGCGACATACTTATTCAATGCTTAAACGCTGGCGGTGACGACTTTGTACCAAAGCCAGTAAATGAATCTATTCTTATTTCCAAAATTAACGCACATGCACGAAACATAGAAAACTATAAACAATTGCTCGACGCGCACAACACGCTTGATATGCACAACAAAAATATCCGGCGAGAACACGAGATTGTAGAGAATGTGTTTCGCAACTCCCTCACACGCTCAAATATAGAATGCGACAATGTGGTGAGCTACAGCTCGCCTATGTCTATGTTTAACGGCGATCTTACGCTTACCGCACCGTCTCCATCGGGTGGGCAATATTTTTTACTGGGGGATTTTACTGGCCACGGTTTATCGGCGGCGATTGGTTCTCTACCTGTAATGAATGTGTTTTTTGATAATGCGGCCAAACAAGTAAGTGTTTCGGCGCTTGCAGTAGAAATAAACAATCAACTCTATCGCATATTACCTATGGGCATGTTTTTTTGTGCTGCTATCGGTCACCTAGACAAAACTGGCACGCAACTGACGGTTTGGTCCGGCGGCATGAACGACGCTCTTCTTCTCTCATCAGACAACAAATCGATTACAGCCATTCCCGGCGCGCATATGCCTTTAGGTATATTGCGCCCAGAAGAATTTGACGACAGAGCACAATTGCACGAACTAGAAAAAAACGCAAAAATATTCTTCTACACAGATGGCGTTGACGAAGCTCAAAATAAAGACGGCGAACTCTTTGGGGATGACCGTGTTCGTGAAACTATTCTAGCGAGTAATGACAACTACATAACAAATATTATTTCAGCTGTTAAAGAGTTTACTGGCGATGAACACCAAGATGATGACATTTCCATCATAAAAATTGTATGCGCACCGTGCGTACATCGAAGTAAAAACACAGGTAATATTGTCGACGTAGCGGCAGATTTCCACTCCATTGACAGCTTCCCTTGGCAGCTACTCATTTCACTCGAAAGCATCGATTTACAGCGCTCCGACATTGTTAATCAAGTGGTCTCGTTTTTAGGTACTATTCAGGGGGTGGAATTACATCAAGATAAGTTATTCACCATTGTTAGCGAGCTATTCAACAACTCGCTTGAGCATGGAGTGCTTAATTTAGATTCATCCATTAAAAATACTGCGGAAGGGTTTGAAGAGTACTATCGCATGCGCGAAGAGCGCCTGCGCGAGATAAGCGACAAACAGATTCATATTGCTCTGCGCTATGTTCTGGGCACACCCAATAGAGTAGAGTTTGAAATTACCGATTCAGGTGAAGGGTTTGATTACGAGACAGTATTGATGCGGGGAGAAGATACAAATGCATTACACGGTAGAGGTATTGGCTTATTACAAACGTTGTGCTCGAAGCTAGAATACAGCGAAGGCGGTAGAAAAGTAACCGCCCATTACGACTTTATAGAGTAG